The Enterobacter huaxiensis sequence GACGTGTCAGAACTGGACGGCATGCTTACCGCAGTGCTTTCCGGCCCGAGGGTTGTCGAACCCGACGCCTGGCTGGTAGCGATTTGGGGCGGCGAGAAGTACATTCCGCGCTGGAAAAACGATCGTGAAATGAACCGTTTTATCGATCTCTGCTTTAAGCATATGAACGACATTGCTGAACGCCTGAGCGAGTACCCGGATCAGTTTGAGCCGATGTTTGGCTTTAACGACGTTGACGGCCAAAGTTTCACCGTGGTTGAAGAGTGGTGCTATGGCTACATGCGCGGCGTGGCGCTGACAGACTGGTCAACGCTGCCGGAATCGCTGAAGGCGGATCTGGACGTGATTGCCCTGCACGGCTCAGAAGAGAACAGCGGGAAGCTGGATGAACTGACCGAAGAGGAATACACCGCCAGCATCGAGAGCATTCAGCCTGCGGCGCTGCGTCTGTATAACTATTGGGTTGCCAATCCGCAGCAGCTGGAAGCGCAAAAGCCGATAATAAACGGCACGAAGGTCGGGCGTAACGATCCTTGCCCGTGCGGCAGCGGGAAGAAGTTCAAGAGCTGCTGCCTGCATTAATAAAGAAAGGGGCTAATCGTAGCCCCTTTTTGTTACCCCACTTCCGGCAGCAGCCCTGCTGCGATGAGGAACTGCACCACAATAATCACCACCCCACAGGCAAAGACGAGACACAGCAGCGGTTTTCCGCCCGCCACGCGATACCCTTGATGAGGGTGCTGTTGACGGCTCTTCCAGGCCAGCAGGGACGGCAACAGCAGAGCAAGAACGGATAACGCCACGCCCGCATACCCCAGCGCCATCACAAAGCCGCGTGGATAAAACAGCGCAAAAGCCAGCGGCGGCAGGAAGGTGATGGCTCCCGTCTGTAAACGCCCGGCTACGCTATTGCGGCGCTGGAACAGATCGGCGAGATAATCAAACAGACCGAGCGCCACGCCGAGGAACGAGGTGGCCAGCGCCAGGTCGGCGAACAGATGCACAGCCAGTTCGACGTGTGGAGAAGTCACCACCTCACGCAGCGCCATCAGGAAACCGTTCAGGCCGGAGTGCGCGGCCATCAAGCCGATAAAGGTTGAAGAATCGATGCTGCCCAGCGTCACCAGCTGCCAGAAAATATAGGCGATCAGCGGAATGGCGCTGCCGATGATAAAGATCCGGCGCAGCTTGCGGGTATCGCCGTTCATATAGCTGACGATACTCGGCACGCTGCCGTGGAAACCGAACGAGGTGAAAATCACCGGGATGGCGGAAAGCGCCAGCCCTTTTTCCAGCGGCAGCGTCAGCAGGTTTACCTTGTGAACATGCGGTGCCAGCAGAACCAGCATCACCACCAAAAAGAGAATTTTGGCGCTGAACAGAAAGCGGTTAAACAGATCGACCAGAGATGTCCCCACGCAGACCACGCCGCCGCCGATGAGCGCAAAGAAGATAGCGCCGGTCGCAGGGGATATGTTGGATGCGAACCCATCATTGACGCTTGAGGCGATCAGCTCCCCGGCTCCGCTGATGTAGGCTGCCGTCAGGGCGTACATCAGGAACATCATGCTAAAGCCGGTGATCCACTGGCCGTAGCGTCCCAGGTAGCGTGCAGCAAGCGAACCTAAGCCGGTATCGGCGGGAACGTGCTGGTAAACCTCCAGTAACAGCAGAGCGGTATAACACATCAGGGCCCAAAGTCCGCCCAACAGCATCAGCGTCACGCTAAAACCGACGCCTGCGGCCGCCAACGGCATGGCCAGCATTCCTGCGCCAATCGTCGTACCGGCGACGATAAAAATACTTCCCAGGGTTCTGTTTTTCACGCTTTCCTCTATAACGACTCTTAATCGCAACCAAATCTGCGGCGCAGAGTAAGGGAAAAGGGTTATCTCGTCAAATCACCGTTACAACAGGTGTAACTATAAATTTACAGCGGTGGGCGAAATGAACCTGCGCCAGCGCAAAGCATGGCCAGCGGCGAGCAGTTAATCTGACGCTTTCTGATGAAGAGGGGAAAATAATGTCAATTCACGGACACGACGTACTCAATATGATGATTGAGTCAGGTGAGCACTATTCGGAACAGAGCCTGGTCGAGGCGATTCACAGGCGTTTTGGCGAAACGGCGCGATTTCATACCTGCTCAGCTGAGGATATGTCGGCGGCAGAGCTGGTGAAATTTCTGGCGGCACGCGGGAAATTTATTCCGGTGTCTGAGGGGTTTTCCACGCATGAAAGTAAAATTTGCCGCCACTAAAATAAAACGGTGCTGTAGTAACAGCACCGTTTCGGGA is a genomic window containing:
- a CDS encoding YecA/YgfB family protein, which produces MTEGPLNESEMEWLEETLMSYGHDDASVIDVSELDGMLTAVLSGPRVVEPDAWLVAIWGGEKYIPRWKNDREMNRFIDLCFKHMNDIAERLSEYPDQFEPMFGFNDVDGQSFTVVEEWCYGYMRGVALTDWSTLPESLKADLDVIALHGSEENSGKLDELTEEEYTASIESIQPAALRLYNYWVANPQQLEAQKPIINGTKVGRNDPCPCGSGKKFKSCCLH
- a CDS encoding YecH family metal-binding protein, which translates into the protein MMSIHGHDVLNMMIESGEHYSEQSLVEAIHRRFGETARFHTCSAEDMSAAELVKFLAARGKFIPVSEGFSTHESKICRH
- the tyrP gene encoding tyrosine transporter TyrP, giving the protein MKNRTLGSIFIVAGTTIGAGMLAMPLAAAGVGFSVTLMLLGGLWALMCYTALLLLEVYQHVPADTGLGSLAARYLGRYGQWITGFSMMFLMYALTAAYISGAGELIASSVNDGFASNISPATGAIFFALIGGGVVCVGTSLVDLFNRFLFSAKILFLVVMLVLLAPHVHKVNLLTLPLEKGLALSAIPVIFTSFGFHGSVPSIVSYMNGDTRKLRRIFIIGSAIPLIAYIFWQLVTLGSIDSSTFIGLMAAHSGLNGFLMALREVVTSPHVELAVHLFADLALATSFLGVALGLFDYLADLFQRRNSVAGRLQTGAITFLPPLAFALFYPRGFVMALGYAGVALSVLALLLPSLLAWKSRQQHPHQGYRVAGGKPLLCLVFACGVVIIVVQFLIAAGLLPEVG